ATAAGGAAGTAACAACTTAATCTTCAAACACAACAAAAAATCTCACAGAAAACAAGGCTCAGCTCATGTGACTGAAGAGAATTGTATAAATATACAGAGGCAAGAAAGACTTGGAACCTTAATCAGATCTACTAACTGATATTCCCTGGAATTGCACATGACAAAGAACAAGAGAACAAGATGACCTCACTAATCAAAATTCAACCACTTATATGTCTGGTAAAGCTAGAATTTTGAAGATATTGAAGCTTTGCATGGCAGAGAGTGATATAGGATCCTCTAATTTTCAGCAAAACATCACTAATTTCTGTATGATTTTTGCCTCCAAGAACGAACTGCTTATGGCTAGGAGTTAACAAAAAAGTCGAGAGAAATTTTACGGCTAAAACAAGACTGGCATGCGAACAACAAGTCTGATTAAGAATCATGCCTAGATACTAAAATATATCTAGCTCTATCTTCCTTGGCAACATCTTGTCAAATGTACAAAAGTGTTTTGCCTATAATCTATGATATGAAGCTTGCAAAATCTTCAGAAGAACATTTACAAGCAATAGTTCCCAATCTCTTTGAATCCCAACAGATGCACTTACTCGAACTGACTTTGTTACTTCTATCATAAGGTTCTTAAACAAATCGAAGAAAAGCCTAGCAGGAAATCTCTTGGAAAGTGGATCCACATCTTTTCCGACCACAACAGTCCTCTTATAGTGGAACACAAGCAATTGGATTAGTCCTCTAACCTTCGAATACATATTCTAAATGCTCATATAGGAAGCAATGTTATCAAAGGtgaaaaaaacaacaaaaaaaaggagCACTGAGGTATGTTGGGATTTAAGTGCAAAGCGCAAAGAAAAACGATGGTTTTGATGAAGAAAGGTacaagttttaatatatatgcATAAAGAACAATAACTGCAAACACAAAAAACAATCATACAAGAAGATATGAAGAGTACTCTTTTTTATAAAACTGATATGAAAAGGTATGACTAAGTGAAATAGCTATCATTTAGTGATGCTCTCTTCAAGATAGATCCATGCGTGAGAAGACGCATCCCTCAGCACCTATCTGAAAGAGCTGTGCAAGCGAGCAATGTAATCAGCCTGTTTTTCATCTCGTGTCAAGGCTTAACCACGCCATCACGCAAGCCTTTGACAACACAGATCTGAAGTCAACTCCTGAGTCTGAAACCTAGAGAGTTGTTCCAGGAAATCCTTTCTTTGTTGTCCAATAAAGGGGTATGTTCACATATGTGTGAGTAGACATAAGTGAGTCTTAAACCAACTTCACCTCATCAGATTCTGAAAATGATGAATTGCACAGCAATCACTCCTTTTCAATTGAAACTTTTGACTAACCCATGCTAATGCTCTTGAGCCatcatattatgttttatattccGTAATTAAAACTACTCTAACTCCCACTTTAAACTGTCCTAATTTCAACATTTGTTAAATCAAAATTGTGTTCACTTTCCTGGAAAATTCCTCaacaatatctatatatatatatatatatgtgtgtgtgtgttactTGGGCTAAGGGCTCATTGGAAACAACCCCTCTGTCTTCACAAGGTAGGGTAAGGTTGTGTACACACTACCCTCACTAGAGCCCACTTGTGGGACTACACAGGGTGCCCACTTGTGGGACTACacagggtatgttgttgtatatatcaCTGGACTAAGAAAGtctaattttttccaaaaaattagCTTTTTCTTCGTGTTTGAACTCCCttctatttaaataaaattctaattcTCATCTCAATAGCTAATTCCAATCAAAagtattcaatatcaatcaactgTGCCCTCAATTCATACTAATCGGGGTTGTCTATATGAATCCTATGTCTTCATTCTGCTCTATTCAGACTGATTTCATTCCAATCCTATGTGATTATAATTGGAACTAGGAAATAGAACTTCAACAATGACGATAGATAATTATTATATGCATAAGAGAGAGTCTCACCAAAGCCCATTTGATCTTTATAAGAGGAAAAGGGTTCATCCACAGCTTTCCTAGGAGTAATATCCTTCACCAATTCATCATACGCCTTCCTCTCCGACGCTTCTTCTAGTTTTCTCAACCGAGCTTTGAGTTCCTCACTTTTTTCTCTGGGTTTTGGACTGCAGAAGACGAAATTGGATCCGGATAACAAGCCCATTAGATCAGGTCGTGTTGAAGGGTTAGACCCGATCCAAAGCGACCTCAGATGTTTGTATGGTACCGTGGGATGATCGGAAAGGGAAGACGCGAGTTCTCTCAGGTCATCAGAGAGTTCAACTCCCGCGGAAGCTCCAGCGAGAAACAAACGTATGGTTTCGGTGGTTAAAATAACAAGGCCAGCGTTTACGCCGTCGACGACGGTGGTTATCGCGGTGGCGCCGGTAGTGGAGGGGTGGCTAGAAGCACCATTGTTTTCTGCtgaagtcattttaatttgagaTTCAGAATGAGTTTCAAGCTTTTAAATGCAACTCAAATtagttgttgttgctgctgttctatcgtccaaaaaaaaaaggttttcgTATTAAATTAGCAAAACAAGAAGACAGAAAGAGAGAGTTTTGTTGTCTCAATTTATTAATTACACAATCCATAAGGTTATTTATATATAAGAAGATAAAGGTTGGAGCCAAAGCAATTTGACCATTAAGTAGGTCTTATTTTTAATTGGAgcatttattaattaatattttataatatttcctcTTAAATGTTCAtgtaaaagaaaatttttagtgaaagaataaatatacatatatatatatatatatataattattcttaatatgcATTGATTGTTGTCTTATTAAAAATCTTGCTAGGAAAATTCAGTGGAACAAAATCTagtttaaggaaaaaagagttgCACATGTATTCTACTCCCCTGATGAAGACCGCGATTCAGATGGTTAAATTTTCGCGTTCCATTCTTGTGTACCATCTTTTCAAGAGTTGAGGCTGGTAAAGATTTGGTGAATAAATCTGCTGGATTTTCACTTGAACGGATTTGTTGTATATCAATATCACCGTTCTTTTGGAGATCatatgtgaagaataattttagtGAAATGAATTGCTTCGTAGATCATCGTGATATAGAAGTTCCTCCGTATGTGAACAAATAGTctgtttgagatcgagctttatgtgggtccgataaataacttgcatctgcataaccaacaAGATTTACataacctttgttagtataaaacagaCCACATCAACAGTCTCATTTAGATATCGCAGAATATGTTTGACACCTTTCCAATGTCTTTGCATCGGGAAAGAACTATATATttctagcaaattaacagaaaatgttatatcaggtctggttGCGTTAACAAGATACATAAGTATATCAATAATACTGAGATATgatacttcaggaccaagaagttcttcattctcttctggaggtcggAACGAATTTTTattcacttcaagtgatcgaacaaccattggagtactcaagggatgtgctttgtccatgtaaaatcgttttaaaattttttcaatgtaggcagattggtggatTAAGATCCCGTCTGTTAATTGTTTAATTTGCAGACTTCGATAAAGTTTTATCTtttcaagatctttcatctcaaattctttctttagatgttCAATTGCCTTTTGAACCTcctcaggggttccaatgagatttatgtcatcaacataaatggcgagtctaacaaactctgattccgttttcttaataaaaaatacaaggacaaatgacatcatttacataaccttcatttatcaagtacttaCTAAGgtgattataccacatacaccctgattgttttagaccatacaATGATCTTTGTAATCTAATTGAGAACATCTCCCGAGACATCGAATTACATGCTTCAggttttcatataaatttcactatcaagtaaataataaagataatttgTAACCACATTCATTAGAtgcatttcaagatttttatgtataactaaaccgatgagatatcgaaaagttattgcATCCATATTAGgtaaatatgtttcttcatagtcgACGTCGGGTCTTTGAGataatccttgtgcaacaaggtgtgccttgtatcttacaatttcatttctttcattttgtttccgaacaaaaactcatttatagccaATTGATTTTATATCATCAGGCGTTTGAACTACAGATTCAAAAATCTCACGTTaacaagtgagtctaattctgattgaattgtctcTTGCCACTTTGGTCAATCATACCTTCATCGACATACTTCGATAAATTTAGGCTCAAGAACCTCATTGTCTTGCATAGGATTAAttgcaatattatatgcaaaaatattatccacaataatttttgatcgatctaaatttatcccATCGCCAGTAGAACTCAttaaaagttcttcattcacttgagtttCAGATTCACcaatttcttcaggaatatcacgATTAATCAGATCTTGAACTTCTTCAGGAAATTCTTTTATAGTGTCATCTTTATTTCTCGCACTtctttttcttggatttttatcctttgaacccaatggtccaCCACGTTTCAAATGTGTTTGTGATTCAGAAACTATGACGCTAGTAGATGGTCTTTTTGGAATGTCAATTCGGATAGGCACATTCgttgcagggatatgtgacttagttatccgttttaaattagtaaatttatctggcatttgatttgttattttctgtaagtggatgatcttctagacctcctgctcacatatAGGGgcacgtggatcaaaatgagatagtgatgaaactttccactgAATTTCCCCtttgggttcctttttctctccccctaattatgagaaatttatttcatcaaaccgacaatttGCAAATCaagcagtgaataaatctccgATCAACGATTCAAGATAGCAAATTAtgaagggtgagtcaaacccaacatatatgcctaaCCTTCATTGAGGGCCCATCTTAGTGCGTTGTGGTGGTGTTATAGGCACGTAAAGCACACAATGAAAAATTCGTAAATgagctatatttggctcatgatcAAACACTAATTATGAcggagaatatttattataattagtcGGTCTGAAACCAACGAGTGCTGCatcatgtaagatagcatgaccccaaatagAAGTGGGCAATTTCATTTTCATAAGTAgtggtcttgctatcaattgtaggagcttaataaatgactctgtgAGGGCATTttaagtatgaacatgagcaacaagatATTCAATTCTTATTCCAAtggataagcaataatcatcaaaagtttAGAATGTAAATTTTCCAGCATTATCGAGGCGAATAGTCTTAATAGGATAATCTGAAAATTATGCCCTTAATCTTAATATTTGTGCCAATAACTTCACAAACGCCAGGTTGTGAAATAATAAGagacacacatgagaccattttgaagatgcatctattaggactataaaatatctaaacaacccGCTAGGTGGATGAATAAGTCCACATATATCCCTATGTATatgctctaaaaagccaggggATTCAATGCCAACCTTCAGTTATGATGGCCTGGCAATTAAATTGCCTtaataacaagcagcacatgaaaattcatcatttgtaagaatcttcaagttctttaatggatgtccagttaaattttcaagaattcatctcAACATTATTGATCTAGAATGACCTATTCAGTCATGTCATAATACAAAAGTATTTAAATTAGTAAACTTCTGATTTACGATCGAATATACTTCAATTGTACTAATTTTTGCATAGTATAGGATAGAAGACAAGGTTGGTAATTtctctaaaatatatttttggcctgagatactcttggttataccaagatattcaatattcatttcatttaatgtctcaacatgatatccatttcggCGGATATCTTTGTAACTTAACAAGCTTGtgaatttggaagaaaacaacgcatcttctataacaagtTTTGTCCCTTTAGACAAAagtatagtagctcttccggagccttcaatcagttttgaattaccagaaattgttgTAACATTTGCTTTACTTTTAAGCAAGTAAGAAAAGTATTTCTTATCTTTGAATATgacatgagttgttccactatcaatcacACAAATATCTTCATGAATGATTAttgattcaaataaaatttgaggcatattcattttttttcttcaaaaagaagacataaacaaaataaatattattattaaacaaGGTTATTATacaaactttatttatttaaaggattagaaaaacataaaaatactaACTAACataaacaaagaaaagaaaattgtcTAGATTATAGCGGGCTCATCGGTGATCATTTTTCCTTCACGGATTGTAaaaaaatcagctacatccagatgaatagactcaatattatcttcagagataaaactcatttcgcgatattgctgctgtaggagcatattcgcgggatAGAATATGGAGTATGCtttttcaagcttttcatgttCAGTTAcctcttctccgcataaatttaactgtaatataattttatacatgaaaGAATCATATTCAGTTATACTTTTAAAATCTACTAACCTCAAATTGAACCAATCATAACGTGCCTATTGAAGAAtaaccaacttcaggtggtcatatctttctttcaaAGTTTTTCAcagtttaagggggtctttAATTGTGAGATATTACATTTTTAATCCTTCGTCAATATGGTGGAGGAGAAATATCACAGTTTTGGTACGATTTTGGATAGATGCCTGATTATTGTCTTTGATGGTGGCTATTAGACCCATCGAAGCCAGGTAGATTTCAGCATCTAGAGCCCATGAAGAGTAACCTTTGCCTGATATATCCAAGGCAACAAATTCAAATCTaaaaatattagacattttagaaaaatatttttttttatcctttttaccTATTTAAAATAGATCAAGATAATAGAGTCTCGTACTAATAACGTGTTATGAAACAAATTGAATTAACAAAACAAGaagaaaggaaaacaaaaagagaaagagagaattgtTGTCTCGTGTATTAATTACACAATCCAcaaggctatttatagccgAAGATATAAGAAAATAAGGGGGAGCCAAAATAATTTGGCTATTAAGTGAGTCCCATTTTTAAATGGATCATCCACTAACTAGTATTTTATAATAGTATTTAACTTTTACATCATCCGAGTAATACATTTTGAGAAGGAGAAggtcaaaaatatcatttaactTTCATTTAATACCTAGATTCACTCTTTGTTATATTATATGACTATTTATATGTCTATAAGTTTGTCATCCGTACCCTTCAAACTAACGATTTTCCAAAATCGATCGAATTCCCAATTTCAATCCAAATTATTCATTTAGGACGAATTCTCAATTAAATACGATCCACAACTCATTAAATTTGAACTTAGATACCAAATgcataaagaaaaaagaaaaaactaaaatcacAAAATGGATTCAGCAAAACCCATTTCAAATCTGTCGAACAGACACGTCAGTTCTTCTTCCCTAACAATCACTTGTATAGGCCAAATTTGTGTTTGCCGGTCCTGTAAATCCACCAAACACGACGGCGAAAATGGAAGTACAGGGCGGCGAATTCCACCATAAAACAATAACACCAATGTAAATAttagaattatattggatttaaatttgtaaattaattttgactatattaaattaaaaaaaataatactccaaatgatgtggcaatctAAATGAATGatccactaaaagcacaccatgtgtcaaagttatgtggcaattcaagtcaaattaaatgagccactaaaataacaccacgtgtcaaagttatatggcaatccaagtcaaattaaatgagccattagaatcatgccatgtgccaaaattatgtggcaatccaagtcaaattaaataagctactaaaatcatgtcacgtatcgaagttatgtggcaatctaagtcaaattaaatgagccactagaataatgtcacgtgtatatgtgacatgttttgaccaatcaaattaaagctttttaccaaaaaaatctgattggtcagttcaaaccaaccaatcaaatcacaccctcataccactccctacaagggtcctcattattctcagaaGGAGGATTTTTggagaacaagaagcaagaaaagagctcgtggatcaaaggctacaaattttctacaaagctacaaagttcaagtaatcaaattcaagttcaagatcaagaacgaaggaaaatatcaagaagttcaagatcaagttacttgttcatatttattatacttcataaccatacaagtgttcgtgattaataattcaaatccaaatttgaagacgaagattcaagatcaagctattcaagcccttgactctaaatcaaattcaagttcaacatattccatattatttgaagaatcagaggattatcatagagattgtaacacgcactacattttgaaatcaaatattactctttattatactaatttttcggtcttaattatttatttttctcggctaaaaaatttattgtttacgactgaaagaaattttttaaaaaaaatcatgttgcTGGAACTTTCGATGGATAATCATCAAATTACACTAACTTAAATCGCAAATTTCAGTTGTGAAAAAATGGGTGTGTTGTTTTTTATTTGGCTATTTTGAGAAAAACGTTGAATTAATTTAAACTCAAGCTCCAACCTTCATTAATGACTGTGAAATTCTCTTGTTGGTTCATCAAGTTTTAAGCTACAATTCAGCAACTAATGGTTATACACCGACTAATAGATTCAATTTAAAGAATCCAGTACCAACGTCTCCTTCCACATTAttatttctccttcttcttcttcagagAATCCTTCAACTATCATATTTGGTTTTTATTTGAAGTGGcggtgttattttttttattcgaatcagattaaaaatgaaattgattttaaataGATAATTTGGGTTGAAATTGGAGATTTGAGGTCGATTTGGGGGAAATCGTTAGTTTGGAGGATAAAGACAACAAGTTTGTAGATGACATGAATATAAATAGCCACatataatataacaaaaattaaaggatatttttgaccattctctctttttaaaatatgtttttgatGTTGCTAGGAGGACTAACTAAAATGCCCAAAGAAAATAGGTGgagtataataatattattgtaCAAGAATAAGTGTGATATAAAAAATTGTAACAAGTATATTAAGGTATTAAATTATCAAGCCATATTACGAAAGTTTCAGAGAGGGTGATcgagatgaggatgaggaggAATGTATTAATTTAAAGAATTAATTTCGGATTCATGGCGAAGCAATCAACAACAAAAGCCATTCAATTTTAAGCAAATTGTTGGAACAATataggaagaggaaaagaaattTACATATAgtgttcattgacctagaaaaagCCTACAACAAATTCATGAAGAATATTTTATGGAGATGGTTGTAGTCTAGAGGTGCATACATTAATATGATTAAGGATATGTATGATGGAGTCCAAACCTGAATGAATGTAGTGAGAGAAAACTCGAAACACTTTCCAGTTGAGATAGGATTGCATCAGGGATCAATTCTCagttcattttaattttatttatctttgtGATGAATGAATCGACACAACATATTCAAGAAGGAGTACTATAATGTGTATTACTTGCAGATGACATAGTATTAATTGACGAGATACGTGACAAAGTTAACGATTGACTATATTTGAAGATAGACCTTAAAGTTTAAACATTTTAGGCTAGGCAGAACTCAAATGGAGTACATAGAGTGTAAGTTAAATGTCATGTCACATAAAACAGATAGAAAAGAGAAGATTTTGAGAGGAATCTTCAAGTATTTGGGCCTCTacttaaaagaaagaaaaagatcgGCGAGGACGTCACATATTGTTTTGGACTCGGGTGAACGGAATGGAGGCTCACATGTGATATCATATGTAAGAAGAATGTATAACCGagacttaaaggtaagttctatagaTTGTTGTTAGATCAAGTATATAGAGTTTTGGCCGATCAGGAACAAGCAAATTCAAAAGATGAAGTAACACAAATGAAAATACTTAACTGAATGTGTAAGCATATTAGTAGTTATAAGATTAGGAACGAAGAAATATGAGGTAAGGTAAGAGTAGACTTCGATAGATAAGATACGGGAAGAGATTCTAAGATGGTTTAGGCATGTGAAAAGAAGGAACACAAATGTCGTAAAGAAAGGTACAAGAGGTTGACGGTGATAAATTTgaggagaggtagaggtagaaCGAGAAAGATTTGggggaggtgattagacaagatatgctTGATCTCACcgagaacatgaccttagataggagagcATGCATATCGAAAGTTAGAACAGATGAGTAATAAGTGGTCGAGTGTTTTCTCTCTTCCTAGTAGTAGAGCATGCAGGGTTCTAGTTTGGAGCATCTATTTGTTCCCttaacattattatttttattatgctagtattatcttctttttttttccaattctaTTACAAtagttactttttttttattgtggttatctttactatttttaatGTCTGTATTTTTTTCTCTCGATATTTAAATCATATATAACTTTTCAAACCcattttgaaaaatgattttcttgAGTCAGGGTCTATTAGAAATAACCTTTTCTACCCATAAAGAACATGTGAGGTTTACGTACATACCTCACCTCTTCTGACCTTTCGTGTGGGACTAATGTTGTGTATTAGTGGCAGACTCATAATTTTCACAACGagggttcaaaatatgaaaaattaaacacataaaGAAGCCAAAGAGAattcaacatctactatatatataataatgtattAATAATATAGTTTTCTACCAAAAACGATTCGAATGAACCCCTTGACGCTACCTGACTCCGTCCCaattgaatatgttgttgtaataaaaaatatattgcaCAAACCAAATTAATTAATGTAGAACGACCAAAAGGACTATTTGCCCACCCCTAAATAAGTTGAGTTGGTAAAAGTGCTTGAAAGTATGTAAATGatagaagtaaaaaaaaaatatatatagttatcaTCCTGAAACATATCTAAACTATCCACTTAGTATAGAACGACCAAAAGGGCTAATTACACCCCTAGATAAGTTGAGTTGGTAAAAGTGCTTGAAAGTATATAAATGATAgaagtaaaatatatatatatatagttatcaCCCTGAACATATTTAAACTATCCACTTTATTGAGTTTCATACTGTGTTATTCGAAGTGTGAgttttctatataaattattacCCAATGATTAGCAAAACACACCTAAACATTGactagattaaaaaaaatttcattatAGTACGTAATATCATGGATCACAATTAAACCATCTTattaagaataacataaaaaaaattaaaattaaatttcttttaattaataaataagtataacatttttttaattaaaaaaaacccaaaaaatatgaCAAACAACGTAACTTCCTAAAATAACTTATGATTTCTAAAACATAATTTACTTTCAAATCAAGTTGCCACACACAAGAGGAGACCTTTACATTTACTCATTTCATGATGTGTACAAACAAGAAGTTAGGAGAGAATACAAAGACGATGACTGTTGATTAATATAGCGTGGTAGGTGTTTCTTGTGGTGTTGAGGTTTCCCTAACAAAGCTACCACGTTTCCAACTCTCTTTCTCCAATTTTGGACATTATTAGCTCACTTACCAAATCCTTACTAATTAATGTGATCGAGTTTGTctgaattcaatattttttatataattttttttattttaaaataagtgacatttttttaaaattttgtgtcaAAACAAGTGTTTTTCCCACATAAACCACTTATTTAAGAGCTACATCTTTTTCAAGGTATTTATTAAAGGTAAGTTATTTAAAAGTACATTTTACTTTATAGGAATAAGTAATTTCTTAAGGGGTGTATCCAAGCTAAAAGcaacatttattttgaaatggaaGAAGTACacttgttttaatttatttgtttgattttaaCTTGATACGAactttaaaaaagtaaaaaaagatatttgaatcttgtggtcttgaattaaaaataagtagaatgtacaaaaatattctttaatcttATATACTTAGAGCCTATTTGTATAAGCTTTTTTTTAAGCTGAAGACTACTTattataaactaaaaaaaaggtGGGGTaatccaacttatttttttggcttataagctgaaacaacttataagttgttttagataaacttaatcaaataaattcaattattttttgaagcttgttttaaatacaaaataattttaaatcggtcagccaaacactcaaaaaaattgaaaacagcttataagctaaTTCAAACGGACTCTTAAACAAGTTGTatgaaaaattagaattaaagagttgtcaaaaagaaaaaaagacattcttttttaaaatggacttagaagaaaaataagacaaacaaattaaaacttaaaaaatataacttatgtataataatttactgaaaattcaaaataatatatttgagcccataattttaaaagtactataaatttaatattaaaaattaacttTAAATTCTGAATCTGTTTAGGAACACCAACAATCTTTGGATGCTTATTAATTCTCTAGTTTAACTTCTTATAATATTTAAGTTCCCTATAACATGACATATCTTCTTTTACTTATCCATATTTCTTCTCTCTCTTGTTGAAGCTAAGCACAAAAACAACAATGGCTCCGGCTTCTAATTTTCACTGCATCTCTAAGTCTGTGTGTGTCATGGATGCCTCGACTCGTCTCGGCTCGAGCTTAGTCAAGCGGCTACTCACAAATGGCTACACGGTTCATGCTGCTATTCAAAATATTCACGATGGTtcgtttttttctttttaccgCTTACTAGGAGCTCTCACTTTTTTTTGCTTCTTTGATGGCTCAAATCTGCAACCTCGAGATTGAAAGTGAAGGGTGCTTACAAAGCGGTTTTCCTCCTCTAAGGAGGTCATCCTTCCGGCGGGATCTAAAAGCTCTCCAACGTGTTGCGGAGCCTTCGGCCGTGAGAGGGTGGATGAGCAACCACTCTTGTCGATGAttcgttaattaattagttttctCATCATTCACAAAGCTTTTTTTCTGTATTTCACTTGATATTGGGTTTCTTTTATTAGGTGATCATGATGAACTCTTGGAATTAAGTG
The genomic region above belongs to Solanum dulcamara chromosome 5, daSolDulc1.2, whole genome shotgun sequence and contains:
- the LOC129889683 gene encoding uncharacterized protein LOC129889683, whose protein sequence is MTSAENNGASSHPSTTGATAITTVVDGVNAGLVILTTETIRLFLAGASAGVELSDDLRELASSLSDHPTVPYKHLRSLWIGSNPSTRPDLMGLLSGSNFVFCSPKPREKSEELKARLRKLEEASERKAYDELVKDITPRKAVDEPFSSYKDQMGFGLHVALTMFTGYLMGYYAFRALFSHSPAMSAAGGILGLVMGMLVETLLFIIRTSSLDKKQARKATSFTTTQKKNQ